One Malus domestica chromosome 11, GDT2T_hap1 genomic region harbors:
- the LOC103422826 gene encoding zinc finger protein ZAT12-like gives MKRSRQDETLDLVNCLMLLSREPDSSPIKHENTNKDRVFVCKTCNREFPSFQALGGHRASHKKPKLMPGGAADLLHLAQSTGSPVKPKTHECPICGLEFAIGQALGGHMRRHREVMQAAAVRTQASPPMPVLKKSNSSKRVSCLNLDLNLDLHLAPPGYHQYDLTKLQLIS, from the coding sequence ATGAAGAGAAGCAGGCAAGACGAGACCTTAGACTTGGTCAATTGCCTAATGCTTTTGTCCAGGGAACCCGATTCCTCCCCAATCAAACACGAGAACACGAACAAAGACCGAGTTTTCGTATGCAAGACGTGTAATCGGGAGTTTCCCTCGTTCCAGGCCCTCGGAGGCCACAGAGCAAGTCACAAGAAGCCGAAGCTGATGCCCGGTGGGGCTGCCGACCTTTTACATTTGGCACAGTCAACGGGGTCGCCGGTTAAGCCCAAGACGCACGAGTGCCCGATTTGCGGGCTTGAGTTTGCGATTGGGCAGGCGCTTGGAGGACACATGAGGAGACATAGGGAGGTCATGCAAGCTGCGGCTGTTCGGACTCAGGCGTCACCGCCGATGCCGGTTTTGAAGAAGTCGAATAGCAGCAAAAGGGTGTCGTGCTTGAATCTGGACTTGAATTTGGATTTACATTTGGCACCACCGGGTTATCACCAATATGATTTGACGAAGCTGCAGTTGATTTCTTAA